The Anaerotignum propionicum DSM 1682 sequence TAAACATTCAAATCATCTCCATTCTATAAGCACTTTCCTTTCTACTTCGCCACCCCTTGAACAATGGTTCTAGTTGTATTTACTGCGGCTTGAGCCGTATATACCGCACTCATGACATTTGCTTTTGTTGAAGTATCCAAACCAAATGCCCCTGCAATTCTTGGAATTTCACCGGCGGACAGCATAAGTCCCAAACCCAGTAATGCATTGTCTTTTAATACCATTAATCCTGCCGTAAGTATGGTTGCTTGCAAAAAAGCAGTTAAACAAAGTCCTATAATTTGTTTGCACCACCCTATAAATCCATCCAAATATCCACGGGGAACAGAGAACATATATAAGCTTCCAACAGCTATCTGAATGAGCAAAATACCACCACGCTTGAGATTTGCAAAGAATACTTTTATCACCGCATATCCCATCAGAATAATCGTGAACAAGCCCATAATAGGTGAAGTAACGTCTGACATGCCGCCAAAAACATTAGAACTGACAACAGCATCAATATTCCCCGCACTGCTTAATCCAGTTATAATGCCGTTCGCTAATTCACTGATTCCATTTGCATGACCTGTAATTCCTGTAGTAAAGCTTCCTTGTAAATTCACCGATAACTTATACAGTTCTATTGGAGCAACAGTAAATAGGCTGACTGCCATAAACCCTTTGATGGCATTTATCCCTGCATCCTTAAGATTTCCTCGTCCGTTCTGATATTCAATTCCGGTTTCAAAGCAGGACACCACAAGCCCTGTAACATAAAGAGTCCATGCAAGATAAGAAAAAAACAGCACAATGCTTTGAACCCAATTCATCTCAAATAATTCCACCCCCATATTGCCCATCAGAGCAAAAAAGTCGCCCAAAAAGCCTACAAGATGTCCATAAAAACAATCAATGATTTGATCCATCACATCACTAAGCAAAAAATCCCATATAAACAAAAAGCGTAACCTCCTTTCTATCCAAAAAAAAAGCATACCGTTTTCACGATATGCTTCAGGGTTGCATAAAAAATGACGGAGTGCTAATTTTCCAAAAATTCCAGCTCTCCGTCATCTTTATTCATTATTTCCAATATCAGTTTTGCTCCCATGCGAAAGCCTTGCGTAAATCGTTCCTCAGCATTGATACAACAGAGTTTTCCTTGTGCTGTAACAAAGTCTTGCAATTTTTCTTTCTCCTCTGCATCCAGCAGGTCACTAAATTTTTCTTCAATCTCAGCCAACTCAGCCATGCACTTTTGATATTCACTTCCCTGTACCACTTCCTTTGCTATGGGGCACAAATTTCCGTTGTACAGCTCACTAAGTAATTTCTCTTTCTGCATTTTTCTCACCTCCTTCAGCACAACACAATAGCATCATTAATGAATATTAGCTATACCTAAAACCAACAACCTTGACATGAAAAAGCAAGGATATTTTCTATCCTTACTACTGATTATTATCTTATTACAACTCAGCTTCATCTAAAGCCTTTATAATGAGCTCTGTGATAAATGCCTTTTGGGTTAAATGCTGGTTTTTATCAAGGTGATTTTTAATCCTTAAGAAAAGTTCCTCTGATATTTGCAAAGCAAGTGTCCTTGTTTGGGCCATGCTTTTTCCCTCCTTCATTTGATAATATTCAATGAGCAACTTTTCTACATATTGGTTTAGCGTAAGTCTGCTTTCTTCTTGGCTTGTTCTTACCCTATTGTGCAATTCAATGGGAATTTTGGCACATAAACTTTTTGTTTCTTTCATCCCATTCCCCCCTTTTTTAATTTTGCAAGCAAAGCATACTCTAAATCCTAAGCGAAAGCTATATCCAATACCAACAAGAAGTGAAGTAAATAGCAACAGCATTTACTTTGTTACATAGCGATATAGTCCATAGAAATCTTGAAAAGGACAGCTTCATCACGAGTTGGTTGAAAGTGATAATTTACTGTGTTAAACTCATATTAAATATCTACAGAAAACTTTCTGAAAAGGTAGTTATGTTGGAAGGCTGTGATGCAATGTTTTTTAATAAAAAACTTAACTTTTATTCTTCTCATTTAGATAGTTATATTGAACATCTAAAAAAAGGGGATTTGGGATATCTCCCATGGATTTTTTGCGTCTTCGCAGAAGATTCTGACAAACATAAATTGAAGGCTGCTCAGGCATTAAATGAATTTTTAAATGAGCTTTCATTTGATGAACTTTGCCAAACCGATATACGAATGCGTGAAACAACTTCAGTGGAATGGAGTATCAACTGGAGGGCATTAAATATCAAAAAATTTATTACTAATCAAATGTCTGAGAATGAGAAACGTACAGTTTTTATTTTTGCATCTTTTAATCCTAATGGCTATATTAGAGAAGAAGCTATAAATGCTCTTGTGACACATAATGAATCACTCCTCTTTATTCTTTTGAGATGTAACGACTGGGTTGATCAAGTGCGTCAATCGGCATTGTTATTGCTTTCCAAAAGATTTATAAATGCAAGTGATGAGGAGATAGTTAATGCACTGCCTCTTATGGAAAAACTTCGTAGAAGCGAGAGATGTGAATTTAGTAGTATTCTTTCAATTATAGTTAGTGCCTTTGGATCCAATAAATCTTTGATAGAAAAAGGACTAAACAGCAGAGAAATACGAGCAAGACGATTTTGCATATCTGTTCTTGGTAATTTACCTAAAATTGACGATAAATGTCTGCTTACTCATATAAAACATGAGCAAGATCCTTTTTTAAGAAAAATGGTTTTTCAACTGCTTTTAAAAACAAAAGCGGATCTTGATGAATTGAGTAGACAATTTCTTAAAGACAAATATCCACCCAATCGCATATTGGCATTGCATTTCTTATACGACTATAAACCTGATATTGCTTTAGATATATCTGAGAATATGCTGATGGATAGAAATACACAAGTTCGAACATTAGCTCGTAGTATTATTTCTAAAAGCGAAAGAGTAATTGATGTTCGGCAACTTTATATCAATAATCTACCCACAGATCCAGTTGTCAGTCTATTAGGATTAGGTGAAGTGGGCATACATGAAGATTGCAATTTAATAGAAAATTATTTAGCAAACGACTGTATTTCCATTATTCGTGCGGCAATGACTGCGTTAATGCGTTTGGATTCAGCAAAATTCATTCCTCGTATAACAGAGATGTTGTCTTCCCAACATGCAGGTATTATCAAGACAACAACATTACTACTTAGAAAAAATAAAGGTTATGATTTTGAACGAATATTTCAACTCCAAGAAGCTTCTTCCAATGAGAATGTAAAGGTAAAATGTGCCACTCTCTTATTTTCAAGTTCGAAATGGAAATCACTGATTTACGCATTGATGCTACTTGGCAGTGACTATGAAAAATTGGAAATTTTATGCCATACACAAATAAGCAGATGGATTTGTTCATATAATCGTTCGTATGCTGTGCCATCAGAAAACGAGAAGCAGAGATTGAATGAACTTTTAATTGAGAAAAATAGATTTCTTGGGCTTGAAATAGAAAAACAGCTTTTATTTTTATCAAGATGAATGCTTTTTGGCATCTTCCTGTTATGAGCATACTCTTTGACATACCATTGACTACTTAACCGAAGATAATATTATCCTTGTATAAAGGCAGCAATTCAATATCTACAAAAACTAACCCGGCTGTAAAAATCAGCCGGGTTATCCTAATTATACCGCAATG is a genomic window containing:
- a CDS encoding conjugal transfer protein TrbL family protein, whose product is MFIWDFLLSDVMDQIIDCFYGHLVGFLGDFFALMGNMGVELFEMNWVQSIVLFFSYLAWTLYVTGLVVSCFETGIEYQNGRGNLKDAGINAIKGFMAVSLFTVAPIELYKLSVNLQGSFTTGITGHANGISELANGIITGLSSAGNIDAVVSSNVFGGMSDVTSPIMGLFTIILMGYAVIKVFFANLKRGGILLIQIAVGSLYMFSVPRGYLDGFIGWCKQIIGLCLTAFLQATILTAGLMVLKDNALLGLGLMLSAGEIPRIAGAFGLDTSTKANVMSAVYTAQAAVNTTRTIVQGVAK
- a CDS encoding DUF6809 family protein; protein product: MQKEKLLSELYNGNLCPIAKEVVQGSEYQKCMAELAEIEEKFSDLLDAEEKEKLQDFVTAQGKLCCINAEERFTQGFRMGAKLILEIMNKDDGELEFLEN
- a CDS encoding 4-oxalocrotonate tautomerase, with amino-acid sequence MKETKSLCAKIPIELHNRVRTSQEESRLTLNQYVEKLLIEYYQMKEGKSMAQTRTLALQISEELFLRIKNHLDKNQHLTQKAFITELIIKALDEAEL